A section of the Spirosoma pollinicola genome encodes:
- the yajC gene encoding preprotein translocase subunit YajC has product MSILLQAAGSNTSMIYNVLLWVGIAGVFYFFIIRPQQKKQKDQKSFVDSLKKGDSVVTIGGLHGRIASVDATTVTLEVDRGIKMTFEKSSISREATGKPTDAEKL; this is encoded by the coding sequence ATGTCAATTTTATTACAAGCCGCAGGCTCCAACACCTCAATGATTTATAATGTACTCCTTTGGGTAGGCATTGCCGGGGTGTTTTATTTTTTCATCATTCGCCCGCAGCAGAAAAAGCAGAAAGATCAAAAGAGCTTTGTGGATAGCCTCAAAAAAGGAGACAGTGTCGTTACCATTGGTGGGCTACATGGCCGCATTGCCTCTGTTGACGCAACAACCGTAACACTCGAAGTGGATCGGGGCATTAAAATGACCTTTGAAAAAAGTTCTATCTCCCGCGAAGCCACCGGAAAACCGACTGACGCGGAGAAACTATAA
- the coaE gene encoding dephospho-CoA kinase (Dephospho-CoA kinase (CoaE) performs the final step in coenzyme A biosynthesis.) — translation MKTPLQIGVTGGIGSGKSVVCAVFKALGIPIYEADERAKWLTEHDPILKADILRVLGPNAYTEPGRYNRAWVASQVFAEPALLASLNAVIHPRVLADTAAWVIEHANKPYVVKEAALMKAAGLGNSLDKVIVVQAPVALRIERIRRRDPHRSEAEIQNIIDRQISDVERLQLADYVIENDESQLLLPQIIRLHEIFLQQTAH, via the coding sequence ATGAAAACTCCCCTCCAGATTGGCGTAACAGGTGGTATTGGCTCGGGTAAGAGCGTCGTTTGTGCTGTGTTCAAGGCATTGGGCATTCCCATTTATGAAGCCGACGAACGGGCCAAATGGCTCACGGAACACGACCCTATTCTAAAAGCCGATATTCTGCGAGTGCTTGGGCCAAACGCTTACACAGAGCCGGGCCGCTATAACCGAGCCTGGGTGGCGTCGCAAGTATTTGCGGAACCTGCGCTTCTGGCTTCACTCAATGCCGTCATTCATCCTAGAGTACTTGCCGACACAGCGGCCTGGGTCATTGAACACGCCAACAAGCCTTATGTAGTGAAAGAAGCCGCTCTGATGAAGGCGGCAGGTTTGGGCAATTCGCTGGATAAAGTCATCGTCGTGCAGGCACCGGTTGCCTTACGCATCGAGCGCATTCGCAGACGCGACCCGCATCGCTCCGAAGCTGAAATACAAAACATTATTGACCGTCAGATCAGCGACGTCGAGCGTTTACAACTCGCTGATTACGTAATTGAAAACGACGAAAGCCAATTATTACTTCCACAGATTATTCGGCTACACGAGATTTTTTTGCAACAAACGGCTCATTAA
- a CDS encoding nucleotidyltransferase family protein has protein sequence MQPTLLILAAGMGSRYGGIKQLDQFGPNGETIIDYSLFDAIRAGFGKVVFIIREELRHDFEEVFGQKLAEKIEVDYAIQALDSYVPAEVGEVRRTKPWGTGHAMLCAKDHTQTPFAVINADDFYGLEAFQLINDFLTTDTDDQLHAMVGYEVKNTLSENGSVSRGVCEVAENGNLISVIERTKIYEQANGTDEKKIVFEEADGLTPLAPETAVSMNFWGFKPTVFPLVQHQFESYAIANINSPKAEFYIPTVMTNLIQTDTGHCKVFRSQSAWFGVTYPDDKPVVQAALKELHDGGAYPEKLW, from the coding sequence ATGCAACCTACCCTTTTAATTTTAGCGGCCGGTATGGGCAGCCGCTACGGTGGTATCAAACAACTTGATCAATTTGGCCCTAATGGCGAAACCATCATAGATTACTCGCTCTTCGACGCCATCCGGGCTGGTTTCGGGAAGGTTGTCTTTATCATCCGGGAAGAACTCCGCCATGATTTTGAGGAGGTTTTTGGTCAGAAACTAGCTGAAAAAATCGAGGTAGATTATGCCATTCAGGCGCTCGACTCGTATGTGCCGGCGGAGGTAGGTGAAGTACGACGCACTAAACCCTGGGGTACTGGTCATGCGATGCTTTGCGCAAAAGACCACACGCAAACGCCATTTGCCGTCATCAACGCCGACGACTTTTACGGACTGGAAGCGTTCCAGCTCATCAACGATTTCCTGACAACTGACACCGACGATCAACTTCACGCCATGGTTGGTTACGAAGTCAAAAATACGCTGTCCGAAAATGGGTCGGTATCCAGAGGAGTTTGTGAAGTTGCCGAAAACGGCAATCTTATTTCGGTGATTGAGCGCACGAAAATTTACGAGCAGGCGAATGGAACAGATGAAAAGAAAATTGTTTTTGAAGAAGCCGACGGTCTAACGCCACTGGCTCCTGAAACGGCTGTTTCGATGAATTTCTGGGGCTTTAAACCAACGGTATTTCCGTTAGTACAGCACCAGTTCGAGAGCTATGCGATTGCGAATATCAATTCGCCCAAGGCTGAATTTTATATTCCAACCGTCATGACGAACCTGATCCAGACCGATACGGGCCACTGTAAGGTATTCCGCAGTCAGTCGGCCTGGTTTGGCGTTACCTATCCCGACGATAAGCCCGTAGTGCAGGCTGCTCTGAAGGAGCTACATGATGGGGGGGCTTATCCGGAAAAGTTGTGGTAG
- a CDS encoding homogentisate 1,2-dioxygenase, translating to MPFYHTLGHIPPKRHTQFARPAGDTGTTANAGDGPFYYEQLFGTIGFEGMSSLTYHVHRPTMVREVLESIDMTPKLAVAKNMLSRKLLGFGVEPADDFLDSRVPLLVNNDLIFGLAAPRQSLTAYFYKNADADELLFVHRGSGKLRTLFGTIPFQYGDYLIIPRGVIYQIEFDSADNRLLYVESHSPIYTPKRYRNQFGQLLEHSPFCERDIVRPGNLETHDETGDFLMKIKKQGALHSLVYASHPFDVVGWDGYNFPYSFSIFNFEPITGRVHQPPPVHQTFQTDSFVVCSFVPRLYDYHPQAIPAPYNHSNIDSDEVIYYVDGDFMSRNDIAPGHITLHPGGIPHGPAPGAMERSIGKKETQEYAVMVDTFRPLMVTEQALKIDDGKYYKSWIM from the coding sequence ATGCCTTTCTATCATACACTCGGCCATATCCCACCCAAACGCCACACACAGTTTGCCAGGCCTGCAGGTGATACCGGCACAACGGCTAATGCTGGCGACGGGCCATTTTATTACGAGCAATTGTTTGGTACCATTGGTTTCGAGGGTATGTCTTCACTGACGTATCACGTTCACCGGCCAACAATGGTGCGCGAAGTATTGGAGAGTATTGATATGACTCCGAAACTGGCCGTTGCGAAGAATATGCTCTCCCGAAAATTGCTTGGTTTTGGGGTTGAACCCGCCGATGATTTTCTGGACAGCCGGGTGCCGCTGCTTGTAAATAACGACCTGATTTTCGGGCTGGCCGCTCCGCGTCAATCGCTCACGGCTTATTTCTACAAAAATGCCGATGCCGATGAGCTATTATTTGTGCATCGCGGCTCAGGCAAACTCAGGACGCTGTTTGGCACGATTCCTTTTCAGTATGGCGATTACCTGATTATTCCGCGCGGGGTAATCTATCAGATCGAGTTCGATTCGGCGGATAACAGGCTGTTGTATGTTGAATCGCATTCCCCCATTTATACACCCAAACGCTACCGAAATCAGTTTGGTCAACTGCTCGAACACTCGCCCTTTTGCGAGCGGGATATAGTGCGTCCGGGCAATCTGGAAACGCACGATGAAACCGGCGATTTTCTGATGAAAATCAAGAAACAGGGTGCCCTGCACTCGCTGGTTTATGCGTCGCACCCATTCGATGTGGTTGGCTGGGATGGCTATAATTTTCCATATAGTTTTTCGATTTTCAACTTCGAACCCATTACGGGCCGGGTACACCAGCCGCCACCGGTGCATCAGACATTCCAGACCGATTCGTTTGTGGTTTGTTCGTTTGTGCCGCGTCTGTACGATTACCACCCGCAGGCAATTCCGGCGCCTTATAACCACTCGAACATCGACTCCGACGAGGTCATTTATTATGTCGATGGTGATTTTATGAGCCGCAACGACATTGCCCCCGGCCACATTACGCTACACCCCGGCGGCATTCCGCACGGACCCGCACCGGGCGCTATGGAACGCAGTATTGGCAAGAAAGAAACGCAGGAATACGCCGTCATGGTCGATACCTTCCGACCGCTGATGGTTACGGAACAGGCCCTAAAGATTGACGACGGAAAATATTATAAATCATGGATCATGTAG
- a CDS encoding amidase — protein sequence MKQRLLLLTACASSFLLGAFITNDDPQKPLTADMVEVAAKVFGLEFTLAERDSMLGNLNNARTNYEALRKIDLPNDIAPALYFNPLPAGFNMPTGPSSFKASVLGKVSLPADRNELAFYTIGQLGELIRTKQISSVELTTFFLNRLKTYDPKLHCVITLTEELALSQAKRADAELKAGKYRGPLHGIPYGAKDLLAKKGYKTTWGAMPYKDQTLDLDATVIQRLEKAGAVLCGKMTLGALAMGDVWFGGMTRNPWSTTAGSSGSSAGSASSVSAGLLPFAIGTETLGSIVSPSTVCGTTGLRPTFGRVSRHGAMALSWSMDKIGPITRSVEDCALVFNAIYGPDGNDPTVMAAPFRYAPLTTLKGMRIGYVKKAFESNYPNRANDSLTLQTLRTLGAELVPFDLPTGVPAGRISFLLTVEAAASFDELTRSGRDDLLVRQGKNAWPNSFRSARFVPAVEYIQANRARTKLINEMAAQLKAAKIDVYVSPAYAGGNLTLTNLTGHPCVVLPNGFTKQNLPTSITFMGQLFEEGKVLAVAKMYQDATEWNKKHPTLQ from the coding sequence ATGAAACAACGCTTACTTCTGCTTACTGCCTGCGCCAGCAGCTTTCTACTGGGTGCATTCATAACCAACGACGACCCTCAAAAACCGTTGACCGCCGATATGGTAGAAGTAGCGGCAAAAGTATTTGGACTGGAATTTACTCTGGCCGAACGCGACTCAATGCTCGGCAATCTAAATAACGCCCGCACCAATTACGAGGCTTTACGCAAGATTGATTTACCCAATGATATTGCTCCTGCCCTGTATTTCAATCCCCTACCGGCTGGGTTTAACATGCCTACGGGGCCATCATCGTTTAAAGCGTCGGTTTTAGGAAAGGTAAGCTTGCCTGCCGATCGCAATGAACTGGCGTTCTATACTATAGGGCAGTTGGGCGAATTGATCCGGACAAAACAGATTTCATCCGTCGAACTAACAACCTTTTTTCTGAATCGGCTCAAAACCTACGACCCTAAACTTCATTGCGTCATTACGTTAACCGAGGAATTGGCTCTGAGTCAGGCCAAACGCGCCGATGCGGAATTGAAAGCGGGTAAATACCGAGGACCGCTTCATGGCATTCCCTATGGAGCCAAAGACTTACTGGCAAAAAAGGGCTACAAAACGACCTGGGGCGCCATGCCTTACAAAGACCAGACGCTCGACCTCGACGCTACGGTTATCCAACGACTCGAAAAAGCCGGGGCCGTATTATGCGGAAAAATGACGCTGGGTGCGCTGGCTATGGGCGATGTCTGGTTTGGCGGCATGACCCGAAATCCGTGGAGTACAACGGCCGGTTCCAGCGGCTCATCGGCCGGATCAGCTTCGAGTGTATCGGCGGGGTTATTGCCCTTTGCTATTGGCACTGAAACGCTGGGGTCCATCGTATCGCCGTCAACGGTTTGCGGCACTACGGGACTTAGGCCAACCTTCGGGCGCGTGAGTCGGCACGGCGCTATGGCATTGAGCTGGAGTATGGATAAGATTGGTCCAATCACGCGTAGTGTGGAAGATTGCGCGCTGGTTTTCAACGCTATTTACGGACCTGATGGTAATGACCCTACTGTTATGGCTGCTCCTTTTCGCTATGCTCCGTTGACAACCCTGAAAGGCATGCGCATTGGCTATGTCAAAAAAGCCTTTGAAAGCAATTACCCCAATCGGGCCAATGATTCACTTACCCTCCAGACCCTGCGCACACTGGGCGCGGAGCTGGTTCCGTTCGATTTACCAACGGGTGTTCCAGCGGGCCGGATTTCGTTTCTGCTGACGGTAGAAGCGGCTGCTTCATTCGATGAATTGACTCGTTCAGGCCGCGATGATTTGCTGGTTCGGCAGGGGAAAAACGCCTGGCCAAATTCCTTTCGTTCAGCGCGGTTTGTTCCGGCAGTCGAATATATTCAGGCAAACCGTGCCCGCACAAAACTAATCAACGAGATGGCCGCGCAGCTTAAAGCCGCTAAGATTGATGTGTATGTATCTCCGGCTTATGCAGGTGGAAACCTGACGCTTACCAATCTCACGGGACACCCGTGCGTGGTGCTGCCCAATGGATTTACAAAGCAAAATCTGCCCACCAGTATCACCTTTATGGGGCAATTGTTTGAAGAAGGGAAAGTATTGGCGGTTGCCAAAATGTATCAGGATGCTACCGAATGGAACAAAAAACACCCTACGCTTCAGTAA
- the hppD gene encoding 4-hydroxyphenylpyruvate dioxygenase: METLELTQQTTVEDFLPLNGTDYIELYVGNARQSAHYFQTAFGFQPVAHAGLSTGLRDRESYVVQQGKIRLVLTSPLYGDSEIGRHIDRHGDGVRVVALWVDDATKAFEETVRRGATVYMEPTRAQDEHGYIVHSGIHAYGDTIHVFVERNDYTGVFLPGYQPWTPDYQPTDAGLNYVDHMVGNVGWHEMNHWMTFYHDVMGFQQLVSFDDKDISTDYTALMSKVMSNGNGRVKFPINEPAEGKKKSQIEEYLDFYDGPGIQHIAVATDNIVETVLALRDRGVEFLTVPETYYEHLADRIGQIDEEIETLRQLGILVDRDEEGYLLQIFTKPICPRPTLFFEIIQRKGARSFGKGNFKALFEAIEREQALRGTL; the protein is encoded by the coding sequence ATGGAAACACTCGAATTAACTCAACAAACTACTGTCGAAGACTTTCTGCCGCTCAACGGTACGGATTACATCGAATTATACGTTGGAAATGCCCGGCAATCGGCGCATTATTTCCAGACGGCTTTTGGGTTTCAACCTGTAGCACATGCGGGATTGTCGACGGGGTTGCGTGACCGGGAATCGTATGTGGTGCAGCAGGGAAAAATCCGGCTCGTGCTAACTTCACCTCTGTATGGAGACAGCGAAATAGGACGGCATATTGACCGGCACGGCGATGGCGTTCGGGTGGTAGCGTTGTGGGTAGATGATGCCACAAAGGCGTTTGAGGAGACCGTCCGCCGGGGGGCTACTGTCTATATGGAGCCAACCCGCGCACAGGACGAACACGGCTATATTGTCCATTCGGGTATTCATGCCTACGGCGACACGATCCACGTATTCGTGGAACGCAATGACTATACCGGCGTGTTTCTGCCGGGTTATCAACCCTGGACACCTGACTATCAGCCTACTGATGCCGGGTTAAACTACGTAGACCATATGGTTGGCAATGTGGGCTGGCATGAGATGAACCACTGGATGACTTTTTACCACGATGTAATGGGCTTTCAGCAACTGGTTTCGTTCGACGACAAAGACATTTCTACCGATTATACGGCCCTGATGAGCAAGGTCATGAGCAACGGCAACGGGCGCGTAAAATTCCCCATCAACGAACCCGCAGAAGGCAAAAAGAAATCGCAGATAGAAGAGTATCTGGATTTCTACGATGGTCCCGGCATTCAGCACATTGCCGTAGCGACCGACAATATTGTTGAAACGGTACTGGCTCTTCGGGATCGGGGTGTCGAATTTCTGACCGTACCAGAAACGTATTACGAACACCTTGCCGACCGTATCGGGCAGATCGACGAAGAGATAGAAACGCTTCGCCAGCTAGGCATTCTGGTTGATCGCGACGAGGAGGGGTATCTACTCCAGATTTTCACCAAACCTATTTGCCCCCGCCCGACGCTCTTTTTTGAGATCATCCAGCGCAAAGGGGCCCGTTCATTCGGGAAAGGTAATTTCAAAGCCTTATTCGAGGCCATCGAACGCGAACAGGCATTGCGGGGGACGTTGTAA
- a CDS encoding MarR family winged helix-turn-helix transcriptional regulator: MTHPSDTRAYFFKIDTTIKKIRNALQKQFTDAGFELTVDQWVIIDHLYRNPGISQNTISEMTTKDAPTVTRIIDLLSQKGLTERRMADTDRRKFLVYLTEAGEAKYSEVLPVVSAMRRKGWGDLSDDDYQHFVHIMDSIYSNISE, from the coding sequence ATGACGCATCCATCCGATACGCGGGCTTATTTTTTTAAGATTGACACGACGATCAAGAAAATCCGAAATGCGCTGCAAAAGCAATTTACCGATGCGGGTTTTGAGCTGACCGTCGATCAGTGGGTAATCATTGATCACCTCTACCGCAATCCGGGTATTAGTCAGAATACGATTTCGGAGATGACGACCAAAGATGCGCCAACCGTTACGCGCATTATTGACCTGCTCAGTCAGAAAGGCTTAACAGAACGGCGTATGGCCGATACAGACCGGCGTAAATTCCTGGTCTATCTGACTGAAGCCGGTGAAGCAAAATATAGTGAAGTACTGCCGGTTGTCTCTGCCATGCGACGCAAAGGCTGGGGCGACCTAAGCGACGATGATTATCAGCACTTTGTGCACATCATGGACTCTATTTATAGCAATATAAGTGAGTGA
- the phhA gene encoding phenylalanine 4-monooxygenase — protein sequence MQTYTNYTPDDQAVWRLLFERQIAQLPGKASQAYLNGISATGFRADRIPDFERDLNLRLQNLTGWRVQDVEGLIPNRDFFELMANRNFPATTWLRRHDQLDYLPEPDMFHDTFGHVPMLSNQAFCDFLASLSQIALHHIDSEEAIAMISRLYWYTVEFGLIQEGDQLRIYGGGILSSVGETTYSLLSDKPKRIPYDVETLLKTPYIIDHFQEQYFVIESFDQLYQSVQQIETTLEGLLVS from the coding sequence ATGCAGACATACACCAACTATACCCCCGACGATCAGGCCGTTTGGCGGTTGCTGTTCGAACGGCAAATAGCGCAGCTGCCCGGAAAAGCCAGTCAGGCTTACCTGAATGGTATTTCGGCAACGGGCTTCCGTGCCGACCGTATTCCTGATTTCGAACGGGATCTGAATCTACGGTTACAGAACCTAACGGGCTGGCGAGTGCAGGACGTAGAGGGGCTAATTCCGAATCGTGATTTTTTTGAACTGATGGCGAATCGAAACTTTCCGGCCACTACCTGGCTGCGTCGGCACGACCAGTTGGATTATTTGCCGGAGCCGGATATGTTTCATGACACCTTTGGGCATGTGCCTATGCTGTCGAATCAGGCTTTTTGCGATTTTCTGGCGTCGCTGAGTCAGATTGCGCTGCATCATATCGACAGTGAAGAAGCCATTGCTATGATTTCGCGGCTGTACTGGTACACCGTCGAGTTTGGCTTGATTCAGGAAGGAGATCAACTTCGGATCTATGGCGGGGGTATTTTATCGTCCGTTGGTGAAACGACTTACAGCCTGCTCAGCGACAAGCCGAAACGCATTCCGTATGACGTTGAGACGTTGCTTAAAACGCCATACATCATCGACCATTTTCAGGAACAATACTTCGTGATTGAGTCCTTCGACCAGCTTTATCAATCCGTTCAACAGATAGAGACAACGCTGGAAGGCTTGTTAGTAAGCTAG